The genomic stretch CTTACCGCGTGTGCAAGTGTTGCACCGACCATACCGGCGCCTACAATTGCAATATCATATTCAACCACTGACATTTCGATCCTAACAAGTTATTGAAATTAAAAACGATGACACTATAACAAAGCCAACAAACCCGAACAATAAAACCGTATTAACATACATAACTAAGGCAAATAGCTAAGATAAGTAGCTAGGCTCACCATTATTAGCATATCGATTAAAGAAAGCTGCCTGTTGCTGGCATGGATGCCAGCCCCAAGCCCCCAGGGATGGGTTCATGGCGTGGCAGCGTCTTTAATCTATATGCGGCAAAGTTTATATAATTACAGCATCAGCCTTCGAATCGGGTTTCTATTGGTAAATAAGCTAAAAAGCCTTGTTGTAAGTGATCAAACTGCGCTTTACCCACCAAGATCTCGGTCGAGTTTAACGCTTGTGTCATCTCTGGTTCTGCGGCGATAGCCTCGTCGACACCGGCCTTTGCCGCTAATAATGTCCACGCGTACGCCTTTAATTTATCGGCTTCAACGCCTTCACCACGGTAATACATCACCGCAATGTTCTGCCATGCTTGGGTATAACCTTGCTCAGCAGCTTTGTTGTACCAGTCAAACGCTTTGCTTTGATCTTGAAAACAACCCGCCCCCTGATCCAACATACTGGCGAGATTATACTGCGCCTGTACTAACCCGAGTGTGGCAGCTTGCTCAAAATAGCTAAACGCCAATACCGCATTAGGTTTACCCTGCGGTCCTTGCCCTGGTAAATTCCCTTGTAAATACAACAGCGCCAGATTAAATAATGACTCTGGGTGGCCACAATCGCCAGCGCGTTGGTAACAACTTAACGCTTGGCTTAAATAGGTTTGCTGGCCATCACCTTGCTCATACTGCAACGCCAATAAATATAGCGCCAAAACCACACCTTCATCGGCTTGTGCTCGACAAAACTCAAAGGCTTGCTGTGGATTAGTATAAGCATGGTAAGTCTGACTAAATTGCTTATTACGCGCGGCATGTTGCTCAGCGGTAAATGCAGATTCAGGCCAAACGACAGGTGCAGCGGCTTTTGATTTATGATTCCACTGCGCCGTTAATTTGTTTATTAAAGACATAAAACACTCCTTGTCCTATTCATTTAATGCTAACTGTTTAAGTTAGATATCGCCATCCAGCGATTAATTTCCATTCCGGTAAAGCCAATATGCGCAACATTATCATAGCGAGCTAAGGCAATGTTGCGCTTGCGATAAATCATCTTTTATCGCATTAATGCAGTACTTATGTCGTACTAGTGCAGTACAGGTACCGCAGGGATATCACCATCGCTTAATTCGTTGAAGCAATAAGTCGCGCCCATACGCACGTATTCAACGATCTCGTAAAAAGCTTCTTCCGCTTCATTACTGTCGTCATCTGTATCTACGTCCATTTGCGCAATACTGGCAAAGTCAGCAATCAGTTCTTTCACATCATCGCTGGCTTTGGTTTCTGTTGAATGCACCATACCAAAACCGCCAAGGAAACCTTGAACCCATTCTGCTAATGCTTCCATACGGATCTCTAACGCTTGGTCCATGTCAGGTAACAACAATTCAAAACCTAATGTCATGTCCTTTAATGCTGCTTCACTGCTGCTGTATACATCCGCTAAGATTGGCTGTAGTGAGTCAGGGATACCTAGACCTTCGTTAATGAGTTCGTCAAACGGGACTAACCATGCTTTGTTGTCTAGCTTTACGCCGCCACATAATAAACCACAGATCACACCGTGCACATCGGCAGGGTTCACTAATAAATCGCTTTGTTGTAGCTGCGCGTTTACGTCAGCAAAAAGAGGAAGTTTAACTTTATCCATGTGAGGACCTTACCAATTGATTAATGTATTTAGAATAATGGAGAACATATTAGCATTTCACCCAGATCAAGACCATAGCCAAACAAGGCCCACCTTGCAGTGCCTAATCCTTAATCGCTAGCGATAGCCTGGTGATCACAAAGATATTATTCGCAGCCGTGTTGGTCTTGATCATAACATTGCTGTTTGAGCCAACGCCCAAGCTTGACGATATCAGTTTGCTTGGCGCGGGATTTTTTATAAACAAAGTAAAAACTATCACCGGTTAAGATCTCGTGCATCGGAATACGCACAAAGTTATGCTGGCGGTCTTGATCGTTCATTAAGTAATGGTTCACCAAGGTGATGCCCTGATCATAACGTGCCGCTTCAGCCGCCATTAACATATGGCTGAAGTAGTTCATCTTCACGGTTTTTGGCAAGGTAAATCCACCTAACTCGCACCAGCGTTGCCAATCTTCACCTAACGCACTATTGGGAAACACCGACTGCACCGACAATAACGGATATTCCCACAACGCCTCAGGCAAGGATTTATCTTGGATCTGCTGCCAGATCTTCTTGCCACACACCGGATATAACCGCTCGGCATAGAGCAGCTGACTCACAAAGTTACGTTTCGGCGGGTACACAGTAATAAAGCAATCTGCCACTTGATCGCTGCAGTCTGGTTCATCCGCCACCATATTCAACGACAACTCAATCTCAGGGTATTGCTGACGTAAACTATCTAAGCGTGGGATCAACCATTTCACCGCTAATGAACTGTATAAGGCTAAACGGATCTTGCCCGATTTACCCTCACGGATCTGCTGACTGGCGTTGGATATATTCGCCATCGATTGGCTGACTTCTTCATAATAACGCTCGCCCATGTCAGTCAGCGACAAGGTACGACCTTTACGGTTAAACATTGATTCGCCGAGATATTCTTCCAACTGACGTACCTGATGACTCACCGCACTTTGGGTGATATTGAGTTGATCGGCGGCTTTAGAAAAACTATTAAAACGCGCAACCGCTTCAAAACATTGTAAGGCGCGTAACGGGGGAAGTTTCATTATTAGCTCAGCTCATACTAAAAATATATTTATCATTATACTTCATCATAGGTTTTCGAATATGCTACACACATCACACTTTGTCTTTTCAATTATACAGCCTTGTTTGCTGTGTATACTTTATATAGGTAGGAACATACCATGCCCCAAATGACTGTCGGTTTAGCAATGACCTTGCTAATTATTGGTAACGTAATCGCTGTTTTTTCTGATGCTTTAATTAAGACATTATCAGATGATGCGGCCGTTTATCAATTTGTGTTTTTCCGACAGCTCACGGCCGTATTACTGCTTATCCCATTTTGCTTAACCAGCAGCAGAAAGAGTTTGGTTAATGGCCTTAAATGGCATGCGGTACGCGGGCATATTTGGCTACTCGGCGCGGTGTTCATGGTTTACTCAATCAATGCAATGCCACTCGCGACTGCGAATGCGATCTTTTACGCGGCCCCACTCATCATGTTGCCAATGGCGATGCTGTGGTTCCAAGAAAAACTTACCGTGCCGTCTATTACCGCAGGCGTATTAGGCTTTATCGGTGTATTGATCGTGATCCGTCCGACCGAGATCGATTGGGCAGCCATGGCAGCGCTTGTTGTTGCTTTTACCTTAGCAGCGAATAATTTATTGATCCGTAAACTACCAAAACACCAAACGGTATTTCAAACATTACTGCTGACTAATGTAGTTGGTATGCCAGCATCATTAGGGCTTGCTGTATGGGAAGGAAAACCGTGGGATTTTGCACCGCTATTAACCGCAGCGGGTTCAACCTTGTTTATCCTTATCTATGCAGGTTTTTGTGTGGTCGCTTATCGTTCTGGTGAAGCCAGCAAAATCGCCAGTGCTGAATACAGTGGTCTAATAGGCGCTGTGGTTGTTGGCCTTATCTGGTTTGATGAAATCCCTGATATTGGCATGGCGATTGGTACTGCCTTTATTATTCTGCCGTTATTGTGGTTAGCAAAAGTAGAAGCGAAAAATAAACGAATTGCTAAACAAGCGCACCACAAGCCACTGGCAACGGAAACCGCAGCTGACACTGTCGGCGTCACAGCCTAAGTAATGACGACCGCTATCTTTCCTGTGATGGCGGTCAAATCCCCCGGTAAATTAGAGTAAAATAGTTAACCCCAATGTTGACTTTTAGCCTGTAAATCCCCGTATTTTATACCGATTAATCGATACCTAAACCCGAAAGTAATACTAAGCTGTTGGATTTATGGGCAACTTGATTAATCTCGATCCGCAACTAAAAATTTCAATTAGATAACCCCTTGCAATGCTCACTATTGCGAGATATAGTCAGTTCAGACGTATCAGCCGAGGTGCTTGATATAGCCCTTGTAGCCAGATAACTTAGAG from Moritella marina ATCC 15381 encodes the following:
- a CDS encoding tetratricopeptide repeat protein, with amino-acid sequence MSLINKLTAQWNHKSKAAAPVVWPESAFTAEQHAARNKQFSQTYHAYTNPQQAFEFCRAQADEGVVLALYLLALQYEQGDGQQTYLSQALSCYQRAGDCGHPESLFNLALLYLQGNLPGQGPQGKPNAVLAFSYFEQAATLGLVQAQYNLASMLDQGAGCFQDQSKAFDWYNKAAEQGYTQAWQNIAVMYYRGEGVEADKLKAYAWTLLAAKAGVDEAIAAEPEMTQALNSTEILVGKAQFDHLQQGFLAYLPIETRFEG
- a CDS encoding UPF0149 family protein; translated protein: MDKVKLPLFADVNAQLQQSDLLVNPADVHGVICGLLCGGVKLDNKAWLVPFDELINEGLGIPDSLQPILADVYSSSEAALKDMTLGFELLLPDMDQALEIRMEALAEWVQGFLGGFGMVHSTETKASDDVKELIADFASIAQMDVDTDDDSNEAEEAFYEIVEYVRMGATYCFNELSDGDIPAVPVLH
- a CDS encoding LysR family transcriptional regulator; its protein translation is MKLPPLRALQCFEAVARFNSFSKAADQLNITQSAVSHQVRQLEEYLGESMFNRKGRTLSLTDMGERYYEEVSQSMANISNASQQIREGKSGKIRLALYSSLAVKWLIPRLDSLRQQYPEIELSLNMVADEPDCSDQVADCFITVYPPKRNFVSQLLYAERLYPVCGKKIWQQIQDKSLPEALWEYPLLSVQSVFPNSALGEDWQRWCELGGFTLPKTVKMNYFSHMLMAAEAARYDQGITLVNHYLMNDQDRQHNFVRIPMHEILTGDSFYFVYKKSRAKQTDIVKLGRWLKQQCYDQDQHGCE
- a CDS encoding DMT family transporter — encoded protein: MPQMTVGLAMTLLIIGNVIAVFSDALIKTLSDDAAVYQFVFFRQLTAVLLLIPFCLTSSRKSLVNGLKWHAVRGHIWLLGAVFMVYSINAMPLATANAIFYAAPLIMLPMAMLWFQEKLTVPSITAGVLGFIGVLIVIRPTEIDWAAMAALVVAFTLAANNLLIRKLPKHQTVFQTLLLTNVVGMPASLGLAVWEGKPWDFAPLLTAAGSTLFILIYAGFCVVAYRSGEASKIASAEYSGLIGAVVVGLIWFDEIPDIGMAIGTAFIILPLLWLAKVEAKNKRIAKQAHHKPLATETAADTVGVTA